A window from Salvia miltiorrhiza cultivar Shanhuang (shh) chromosome 2, IMPLAD_Smil_shh, whole genome shotgun sequence encodes these proteins:
- the LOC131013261 gene encoding uncharacterized protein LOC131013261: MASKILLIIVFIFDLIAFGLAVAAEQRRSTGTTERDSDDNYKYCVYSSDIATGYGVGAFLLLMASQVIIMAASRCFCCGTPLKPGGSRACAVLLFIFCWVTFLIAEACLLAGSVRNAYHTKYRRMFFDQEPSCETVRKGVFAAGAAFTLFTAIVSEFYYVSYSKSRGSYRAHGGDAAVGMTAFK, translated from the exons ATGGCTTCCAAGATCTTACTCATCATTGTCTTCATTTTCGATCTCATAGCTTTCGGTTTGGCAGTTGCTGCTGAGCAGAGAAGAAGCACG GGCACAACAGAGAGAGATAGTGATGATAACTATAAATACTGTGTTTACAGCTCCGATATTGCAACTGGGTATGGTGTTGGTGCGTTTCTATTGTTGATGGCAAGTCAAGTGATTATAATGGCTGCAAGTAGATGCTTCTGCTGTGGGACTCCGCTGAAACCTGGAGGTTCAAGGGCTTGTGCTGTTCTTCTTTTCATCTTCTGCTG GGTTACATTCCTCATTGCTGAGGCTTGTCTTCTTGCTGGTTCCGTGAGGAATGCTTATCACACCAAGTACAGAAGAATGTTCTTCGATCAGGAGCCCTCTTGCGAGACTGTGAGGAAGGGAGTGTTTGCGGCAGGAGCAGCTTTCACTTTATTCACTGCCATTGTCTCTGAATTTTACTATGTCAGTTATTCCAAGTCCAGGGGAAGTTACAGGGCTCACGGAGGAGACGCTGCAGTCGGCATGACAGCCTTTAAGTGA
- the LOC131008268 gene encoding uncharacterized protein LOC131008268 — protein sequence MKEAITMFNSLKHMMTCLWAVAKKQQEKGEQIYLTSAKPNAPRRKRVYVDIELIQSLELHKRSTIRRLVVRINRSKSTVWRWVNQGLIRVHTSAIKLDLTSPNKLLRLQFSLEALEFDRIMMAFKFKAMNNTLHIDEKWFYITKAAHRTHFSDNGEVLFDGKIGIFPFTQHVPAQRNSKNRPSGTLETKPIQSVTKEVIKDCLINKDSDPEFRVAATEDGFDIRIVHRPPNSPDTNVNDLGWFRATMLTNWLRGVIRTWNKEVFGNVDTNIGKMQARLSEVQNQILEVGFTDQLFDEEVSIQADLNVTLSHKNSLL from the exons ATGAAGGAGGCTATCACCATGTTTAATTCTTTGAAACATATGATGACTTGCCTGTGGGCTGTAGCCAAGAAACAACAAGAGAAAGGTGAGCAGATTTATTTAACAAGTGCAAAACCTAATGCACCTAGAAGGAAAAGAGTTTATGTAGACATAGAGCTCATTCAAAGCTTAGAACTACACAAACGTTCGACAATACGCAGGTTGGTAGTGAGAATTAATCGCAGCAAAAGCACAGTTTGGCGGTGGGTGAATCAAGGGCTGATCAGAGTCCACACAAGCGCAATTAAGCTTGATTTGACATCTCCTAATAAATTGCTTCGACTACAATTTTCACTAGAAGCATTGGAGTTTGATCGAATCATGATGGCTTTTAAGTTCAAGGCTATGAACAACACATTGCACATTGACGAGAAATGGTTCTACATAACAAAGGCTGCGCACAG GACACATTTTTCAGACAATGGTGAAGTACTTTTTGATGGGAAGATAGGTATCTTCCCATTCACACAGCATGTACCAGCTCAAAGAAACAGTAAAAACAGACCTTCGGGGACTTTAGAGACGAAACCAATTCAGTCCGTCACTAAAGAAGTCATCAAAGATTGTTTGATTAACAAG GACAGTGACCCTGAGTTTAGGGTTGCTGCCACTGAGGATGGATTTGACATACGAATAGTTCATCGACCCCCAAATTCACCTGACACAAATGTGAATGACTTGGGATGGTTTCGAGCTACAATGTTGACCAATTG GCTTCGCGGGGTGATTCGTACTTGGAACAAAGAAGTCTTTGGCAATGTGGACACTAACATTGGGAAGATGCAGGCTCGTTTATCTGAGGTTCAGAATCAGATATTGGAGGTCGGATTTACGGATCAGTTGTTTGATGAGGAAGTCTCCATTCAGGCAGATTTGAATGTCACTCTTTCGCATAAAAACAGCCTGTTATAG